One Gambusia affinis linkage group LG15, SWU_Gaff_1.0, whole genome shotgun sequence genomic window carries:
- the LOC122844335 gene encoding uncharacterized protein LOC122844335 produces the protein MKSQHYLDPKEPFASRWTTACQQAFEEVIQKLSTAPVLAFADPGEIADKQRADPVIQHIIAQLERGENPPPFLREQLPDLPLLLRELTRLELHNNVLVRRRNIGGELTYQLVLPEEWRAEVLNQLHDQMGHLGTERTLDLIRSRFFWPRMASDVCSKLKNCERCIRRKAQPEKAAPLVNIKTSRPLELVCMDFLSIEPDRSNTKNILVITDHFTKYAVAVPTPNQRAKTVAKVLWENFLVHYGMPERLHSDQGTDFESHTIKELCQITGIKKIRTTPYHPRGNPVERFNRTLLNMLGTLQEEDKIHWKDFVKPLVHAYNCTRNDVTGYSPYELMFGRQPRLPVDLAFGLPVSEKPSTSHSQYVEKLKSHLKESYKIATENSEKVMWKNKLRFDKQVTAAELSVGDRVLVRNVKLRGKHKLADRWESDVYIIQKKAGTLPVYTVKPEGKDRPIRTLHRDLLLPCGYLSPASKPEQRKKTAIAPVTSENVDLLDPENEELFLPDLSDYSSSYVTRVTTEVDLPAPASTIAPIPVDSPGQHPQSSLEEKVGEEKEVESGPEPIAELDLERTAEDETDSADSEPLGDNSSSQSGPVSPHPESASYPGQSSMLSDSSAVKLSSPDPEPSVRRSTRTRHPPTRLQYSTLGHPLLQSIQTLFQGLSTVFTSALELDETSVTSTSCDSVVCHQPVACTRPHMSLGGEPVTCN, from the exons atgAAGTCGCAACATTACCTTGACCCCAAAGAACCATTTGCTTCTCGTTGGACAACTGCTTGCCAGCAGGCCTTTGAAGAAGTAATCCAGAAGCTTAGTACAGCACCAGTTCTTGCATTTGCAGACCCAG GTGAAATTGCTGATAAACAAAGAGCCGATCCAGTCATTCAGCACATCATCGCTCAGTTGGAACGAGGGGAAAACCCACCGCCATTTCTGAGGGAACAGCTCCCCGATCTGCCACTACTTCTGCGAGAGCTTACACGCTTGGAGCTCCATAATAATGTTCTCGTCAGGAGAAGGAATATTGGAGGTGAGCTTACTTACCAACTTGTACTTCCAGAGGAATGGCGGGCTGAGGTCCTCAACCAGCTGCATGACCAGATGGGCCATTTGGGCACAGAAAGAACTCTGGACCTCATCAGATCACGGTTCTTCTGGCCACGAATGGCAAGTGATGTCTGTAGCAAACTCAAGAACTGTGAAAGATGCATTCGAAGAAAAGCACAACCTGAGAAAGCTGCACCACttgttaatattaaaacttcAAGACCACTCGAACTTGTCTGCATGGACTTTCTTTCAATAGAACCAGACCggagcaacacaaaaaatattctagtGATAACCgatcatttcacaaaatatgctGTTGCAGTGCCAACCCCAAACCAAAGAGCTAAAACTGTAGCAAAAGTGTTATGGGAGAATTTTCTTGTCCATTATGGAATGCCAGAGCGTCTCCATAGTGACCAAGGGACTGATTTTGAATCACACACAATCAAAGAGCTCTGTCAGATCACAGGAATCAAAAAGATTAGGACCACACCTTATCATCCCCGTGGAAATCCTGTGGAGCGATTCAACCGAACCCTTTTAAACATGTTGGGTACTCTGCAAGAAGAAGATAAAATTCActggaaagattttgtgaagCCATTGGTACACGCTTACAACTGTACCCGAAATGATGTCACTGGATACTCCCCATATGAACTGATGTTTGGTCGGCAACCCCGCCTTCCTGTTGACTTAGCTTTTGGACTGCCTGTGTCTGAAAAACCATCTACATCTCATTCACAGTATGTTGAAAAGCTCAAGTCACACCTCAAAGAAAGTTATAAAATTGCAACTGAAAACTCTGAGAAAGTCATGTGGAAGAACAAACTCAGATTTGACAAGCAAGTCACAGCTGCAGAACTCTCAGTTGGAGATAGAGTTCTGGTTAGAAACGTCAAACTACGAGGCAAGCACAAGCTCGCAGACCGGTGGGAATCAGACGTGTATATTATTCAGAAGAAAGCCGGCACTCTTCCAGTATACACCGTTAAACCAGAAGGCAAAGATCGTCCCATCAGGACTCTCCACCGTGATCTGCTGTTGCCTTGTGGCTACCTGTCCCCAGCCTCTAAACcagaacagaggaagaaaacagcgATTGCACCCGTGACTTCAGAAAATGTAGATCTTTTAGACCCTGAAAATGAAGAACTGTTCTTACCTGATTTATCTGATTACTCCAGCTCCTATGTCACCAGAGTTACAACTGAGGTTGACTTACCTGCTCCTGCATCTACCATCGCTCCTATACCTGTGGATTCGCCTGGCCAGCATCCCCAGAGCTCTTTAGAAGAGAAGGTTGGTGAGGAAAAGGAAGTGGAGTCTGGACCTGAACCTATTGCTGAACTCGACCTGGAACGAACGGCTGAAGATGAAACAGATTCTGCTGACTCAGAGCCTCTTGGGGACAACTCCTCCTCTCAATCAGGACCTGTCTCTCCTCACCCAGAATCTGCATCCTATCCAGGACAATCCAGCATGTTAAGTGATTCTTCTGCTGTAAAACTCTCCAGCCCAGATCCTGAACCATCTGTCAGACGCTCTACCAGAACACGTCACCCACCAACTCGTCTGCAGTATTCAACACTTGGGCATCCACTTCTGCAGAGCATCCAAACCCTGTTTCAAGGACTCAGTACAGTCTTTACATCTGCTCTGGAACTGGATGAGACCTCTGTGACCTCTACATCATGTGACAGTGTGGTGTGTCACCAGCCGGTTGCATGTACGAGGCCGCACATGAGTTTAGGGGGGGAACCTGTAACCTGCAATTAg